The following are from one region of the Littorina saxatilis isolate snail1 linkage group LG4, US_GU_Lsax_2.0, whole genome shotgun sequence genome:
- the LOC138965389 gene encoding transcription cofactor vestigial-like protein 4 isoform X2: MESPLDVLSRAASMVETTEEKGGDSIFGGSQGLDGYGDVSQGGTGGGKELPSRSLKADRLKERQDLSQVLHIDKEHAAAIQARKTTTTISTQTQFSSFNGEAPPPGYPGPPPGPPPAYFAPRGDHPSPHSPSHHPVYGPPPTLPPPPPPPPHTTSSSTSPPASHLVDLSHADRDVQNAPLNLSLSSSPTSVSSSSAAASSRQPPRPSVIACMLSSSSSPVSSRGSSPRNQNGHNNNVCASPTGGDSNQESDPAIEEHFRRSLGKSYGDSIPKTTATSATTSVPANVSITESVDDHFAKALGDSTWKAIKSQNDPSLNAFTGSVDDHFAKALGANTWRRIKAETENSENSNTSSTTGSNNNNNNISNNNSNNHSPNSSASNTPPHSRSSLGAPVAT, encoded by the exons GAGGCGACTCAATCTTCGGAGGGTCCCAAGGCCTGGACGGTTACGGTGACGTGTCACAGGGAGGGACCGGGGGAGGAAAAGAGCTGCCGTCTCGCTCCCTAAAGGCGGATCGACTGAAGGAGCGGCAGGACCTCTCCCAGGTGCTCCACATCGACAAGGAACACGCTGCCGCCATCCAGGCTCGGAAGACTACCACTACTATAAGCACACAGAC GCAATTCTCAAGCTTCAACGGTGAAGCCCCTCCTCCAGGCTACCCGGGGCCCCCTCCGGGCCCACCCCCAGCCTACTTCGCCCCACGCGGGGACCACCCTTCGCCCCACTCCCCTTCTCACCACCCTGTCTACGGACCCCCTCCCACTCttcccccaccacccccaccaccacctcacacaacatcatcatcaacatcgcCGCCAGCCAGTCACTTGGTTGACCTGTCTCACGCCGACCGTGACGTTCAAAATGCCCCGCTCAACTTGTCGTTGTCTAGCAGTCCGACGTCAGTGTCGTCGTCATCGGCAGCAGCATCGTCCCGACAGCCCCCGAGGCCGTCGGTCATCGCCTGcatgttgtcgtcgtcgtcatcgccTGTGTCCAGTAGAGGCAGCAGCCCGCGGAATCAGAACGGTCACAACAACAATGTCTGTGCCAGTCCTACTGGTGGAGATAGTAACCAAG AATCAGACCCTGCAATCGAGGAACACTTCCGTCGTTCACTGGGAAAGAGCTACGGCGATTCCATTCCCAAGACAACCGCCACTTCCGCCACCACCTCTGTTCCGGCCAATGTCTCAATTACAG AATCTGTGGACGACCACTTTGCCAAGGCGCTGGGCGACTCCACATGGAAAGCCATCAAATCCCAGAACGACCCCTCCCTTAACGCTTTCACAGGCTCCGTTGACGATCACTTCGCCAAAGCCCTGGGCGCTAACACCTGGCGGAGAATCAAGGCGGAGACAGAGAACTCAGAAAACTCCAACACCAGCAGCACCAccggcagcaacaacaacaacaacaacatcagcaataacaacagcaacaatcaCAGTCCTAACAGCTCTGCATCAAACACCCCTCCTCATTCAAGGTCGTCTCTGGGTGCTCCTGTTGCCACTTGA